Proteins from a single region of Chryseobacterium sp. W4I1:
- a CDS encoding glycosyl hydrolase → MKIKNIVSLSLICFAFGNIAAQNPWPKTTETAKPWTRWWWMGNAVDEKGLGKQLTTLNKAGFGGVEVVPIYGAKGFEKQYINYLSQEWMKMLQFTTNKAKSLNMGVDMAVGTGWPIGGPQVSEQDAATKMIVQTYTISSGEKLAEKIVLRDEKQKNLKTIKLDIVTAYNEKNEPVVLTDKVNADGALNWKPTSGKWIIYAVFVGKTLQKVKRAALGGEGYTIDHFSPEATVNYFKNIDQAFGSSNYGIRSFFNDSYEVYNADWTPDFKEEFKKRRGYDVSPYIKYLVSNEENEISGRIKSDYRKTLSDLILNRFTLDFTNWAHSKNSKNTNQAHGSPGNLLDLYAAVDIPESETFGSTVFDIPGLRRDSADVQKSDIPDINMLKFASSAANVTGKQLISNETFTWLTEHFKTSWSQAKPEVEQVFLSGINHVFYHGTTYTPVDVAFPGWLFYASVNFVPENSLWPHLKGLNSYIERTQSVLQSGKSDNELLMYWPIYDQWANPKGKDVTFKVHNVEKWLQPTPMYENLNKLSKRGYSLDMVSDKMIGESRSENQKIQVSEDGSTYQVMIIPKLTYLPESTLKNILDLAQNGAAIIFQNEPKDIPGYFEVEKRRAQLKSLWSKMSFQNLAGNLKTASFGKGKIILSSDIAEALEYLKIEREKLADTGLKFVRRQFDGGKYYYIVNHTSKEINQNIPLNFVGKQVALMNPENGDFGLAEIQDSSVRVQLKSGESLIIKASENINSSIPKWKYVEKTDSPINLNQNWQLTFKEGGPELPKSRKLKKLEPWTNFSEDPATQSFSGTGVYITTLNLKNKNADDYLLKFDKLYESAKVIVNGQEAGIVWSIPFEINIGKYLKKGKNTIQIEVCNLMANRIRYMDQNKIQWRNYHEINFVNINYKPFDASNWKVQPSGLDGEIKLIPIHYSK, encoded by the coding sequence ATGAAAATTAAAAACATAGTCAGCCTCAGTCTAATCTGTTTTGCGTTCGGAAATATTGCCGCGCAGAATCCCTGGCCAAAAACCACCGAAACGGCAAAACCGTGGACACGATGGTGGTGGATGGGAAATGCAGTGGATGAAAAAGGATTGGGCAAACAGCTGACCACTTTAAATAAAGCAGGTTTCGGAGGCGTAGAAGTTGTCCCAATTTACGGTGCAAAAGGCTTCGAGAAACAATACATCAATTATCTTTCTCAGGAGTGGATGAAAATGCTTCAGTTCACTACCAACAAAGCAAAAAGCCTGAATATGGGCGTTGACATGGCGGTTGGGACGGGCTGGCCAATCGGCGGACCGCAAGTAAGCGAACAAGATGCTGCCACAAAAATGATCGTTCAGACATATACTATCTCATCAGGTGAAAAATTAGCGGAAAAAATTGTACTTAGAGATGAGAAGCAAAAGAATTTAAAAACTATAAAGCTGGATATTGTAACGGCTTACAATGAAAAAAATGAACCGGTGGTTTTAACAGATAAAGTTAATGCTGATGGTGCTTTAAATTGGAAACCAACGTCAGGAAAATGGATAATCTATGCAGTTTTCGTTGGTAAAACTTTACAAAAAGTAAAACGTGCAGCACTAGGAGGGGAAGGCTATACAATAGACCATTTTTCACCGGAAGCAACGGTGAATTATTTTAAAAATATTGATCAGGCATTTGGCAGTTCAAATTACGGAATCCGCTCTTTTTTCAATGACAGTTATGAAGTTTACAATGCCGACTGGACTCCCGATTTTAAAGAGGAATTTAAGAAAAGGAGAGGTTACGATGTGAGTCCATACATCAAATATTTGGTGAGTAACGAAGAAAACGAAATATCGGGAAGAATAAAATCTGATTACAGGAAAACCTTAAGTGATTTGATTCTGAACCGTTTTACCCTAGATTTCACCAACTGGGCACATTCTAAAAATTCCAAAAATACCAACCAGGCACACGGTTCGCCGGGAAATTTGCTGGATTTGTATGCAGCAGTCGATATTCCAGAATCTGAAACTTTCGGAAGTACGGTTTTTGATATTCCGGGGTTGAGAAGAGATAGTGCAGATGTGCAAAAATCTGATATTCCAGATATTAATATGCTGAAATTTGCTTCATCGGCTGCAAATGTTACCGGTAAACAATTAATTTCAAACGAAACTTTCACCTGGCTTACCGAACATTTTAAGACATCATGGTCACAGGCAAAACCAGAAGTTGAGCAGGTTTTTTTATCAGGCATCAATCACGTTTTTTATCATGGTACAACATATACACCGGTCGATGTTGCTTTCCCGGGATGGCTGTTTTATGCTTCTGTTAATTTTGTTCCTGAAAACAGTTTGTGGCCCCATTTAAAGGGTTTAAATTCTTATATCGAACGTACTCAATCTGTTTTGCAGAGCGGAAAATCGGATAACGAATTGCTGATGTACTGGCCTATTTACGACCAATGGGCCAATCCGAAAGGGAAGGATGTGACATTTAAAGTTCATAATGTTGAAAAATGGTTACAGCCTACTCCGATGTATGAAAATCTGAATAAACTCAGTAAAAGGGGGTATTCCTTAGATATGGTTTCGGATAAAATGATTGGCGAATCGAGGTCGGAAAACCAGAAGATTCAGGTGTCGGAAGATGGTTCTACATATCAGGTTATGATTATTCCCAAATTAACTTATCTGCCCGAATCTACTTTAAAAAATATTTTGGATTTAGCTCAAAACGGAGCTGCAATAATTTTTCAAAACGAACCAAAAGATATACCCGGATATTTTGAAGTCGAAAAAAGAAGGGCCCAATTAAAGTCTTTGTGGAGTAAAATGTCATTTCAAAACCTGGCTGGAAATTTGAAAACGGCGAGCTTTGGAAAAGGTAAAATCATTTTAAGTTCGGATATTGCGGAAGCGTTGGAATATTTAAAAATAGAAAGAGAAAAACTAGCTGACACCGGATTGAAATTCGTGAGAAGACAGTTTGACGGCGGAAAATATTATTACATCGTGAATCACACTTCAAAGGAAATTAATCAAAATATTCCTTTAAATTTTGTCGGAAAACAAGTTGCTCTAATGAATCCTGAAAACGGAGATTTTGGACTTGCTGAAATTCAGGATAGTTCGGTTAGAGTACAACTGAAATCAGGAGAATCTTTAATTATAAAAGCTTCTGAAAACATAAACAGTTCAATTCCAAAATGGAAATATGTTGAAAAGACAGATTCTCCTATCAATTTAAATCAAAACTGGCAATTAACTTTCAAAGAAGGCGGTCCCGAACTTCCAAAATCAAGAAAATTAAAGAAATTGGAACCCTGGACCAATTTCTCAGAAGATCCTGCAACACAAAGCTTTTCAGGGACTGGTGTTTATATAACAACTTTAAACTTGAAAAACAAAAATGCAGACGATTATCTTTTAAAATTTGATAAGCTGTATGAAAGTGCAAAAGTAATTGTCAACGGTCAGGAAGCGGGAATTGTCTGGAGCATTCCTTTTGAAATTAATATTGGAAAATACCTGAAAAAAGGGAAAAATACCATTCAGATTGAAGTCTGTAATTTAATGGCGAATAGAATCCGCTACATGGATCAGAATAAAATTCAGTGGCGGAATTACCACGAAATCAATTTTGTGAATATCAACTATAAGCCTTTTGATGCATCTAACTGGAAAGTGCAGCCTTCCGGTCTGGATGGCGAAATTAAATTGATTCCAATACATTATTCAAAATAA
- a CDS encoding DUF4350 domain-containing protein, which yields MNNKIVKTFAVGTLLTFSFSNAQQKPKVVLDNFFNNEKKENKETKVLESWHYTWNDTSNGGFSLLGEIFTKQGAEISMLTTAPTKKDLRNAGIYIIVDADIDKEAYGGKANLIDAASIKNLVEWVNNGGVLVLMSNDRGNSEFEHFNKLAGEFGIHFNDDSYNRVQKREFEQGKVMVPAGNEVFSEQKLYMKEVSSIDVKSPAKAILEAEGRNIGAIAKFGKGTVFALGDPWCYNEYIDGKKLPADFTNYQGTEEWVKWLLKQTSNFNSAID from the coding sequence ATGAATAACAAAATAGTAAAAACATTCGCAGTAGGAACTTTGCTGACATTCAGCTTTTCTAATGCTCAGCAGAAACCAAAAGTCGTTTTGGACAATTTTTTCAACAACGAAAAAAAGGAAAATAAAGAAACCAAAGTCCTGGAATCCTGGCATTATACATGGAATGACACCAGCAACGGCGGGTTTTCTTTGTTGGGAGAAATTTTCACAAAACAAGGCGCAGAAATCAGTATGCTTACAACTGCTCCGACCAAAAAAGATTTGAGAAATGCCGGTATTTATATCATTGTCGATGCGGATATTGACAAAGAAGCTTACGGTGGAAAGGCAAATCTGATTGATGCAGCAAGCATCAAAAATTTGGTGGAATGGGTGAACAATGGTGGTGTGTTGGTTTTAATGAGTAACGACAGAGGTAATTCTGAATTTGAACATTTCAACAAACTGGCGGGAGAATTTGGAATTCATTTTAACGATGACAGTTACAACCGTGTTCAGAAAAGAGAATTTGAGCAGGGAAAAGTGATGGTTCCGGCAGGAAATGAAGTTTTTTCTGAGCAGAAATTATATATGAAAGAAGTAAGCTCCATCGATGTGAAATCCCCTGCTAAAGCCATTTTGGAGGCAGAAGGGAGGAATATCGGAGCTATTGCAAAATTCGGTAAAGGAACAGTTTTCGCATTGGGCGACCCGTGGTGTTATAACGAGTACATTGACGGCAAAAAGCTACCCGCTGATTTTACCAATTATCAGGGAACTGAAGAGTGGGTAAAGTGGTTATTGAAGCAGACTTCTAATTTCAATAGCGCAATCGATTGA
- a CDS encoding rhamnogalacturonan lyase, whose product MKIKYILITSAIFLSQMFSAQRQMEYLKRGIVAIPSDSGVFVSWRLLGTEPQNIRFDLYRIENNKSKKLNEKPLVSGTNFLDKTADKAKNYTYFVKSNTQDKSVDNDSAKYVANQKPYFSIPLKTPQGYTPNDASVADLDGDSEYEIILHQTGRSKDNSQKGETDPPIIQAYKMNGKLLWEINLGKNIREGAHYTQFLVYDLDQDGKAEIVMKTADGSKDGKGKFIGDATKNYVNENGMILSGPEFLTVFNGETGEEIHTVNYEVPRFAGSLNPTNEQMTETWGDAKGNRIDRFLGAIAYLDGKTPSVIMSRGYYTRTAIAAWDYKDKKLSLRWLFDTESSEENKKFRGQGNHNLSIADVDNDGKDEIIFGAMTVDDNGKVLNSTGFGHGDALHVGDLDPSNPGLEIFDIQERFDDAGAHFRDGKTGKVLWKLPSTVYSKQGKFQGPGRGLSLNIDPRYNGSECWAAGAGVKGLYDAKGNKISEKSPACNMGIYWDGDFLSEILDGTSVSKWNWKNEKSNLIFDAKDFQCESNNGTKKNPSLVADLFGDWREEVMYRTADNQELRIFSTAIPTKHRLYTLMHNPQYRLSIVWQNVGYNQPPHTDYYLDESVSKVPAPNIHTVKP is encoded by the coding sequence ATGAAGATCAAATATATACTCATCACATCCGCCATTTTCCTATCGCAGATGTTTTCTGCCCAAAGGCAAATGGAATATCTGAAAAGAGGAATCGTTGCCATACCTTCAGATTCAGGCGTTTTTGTGAGTTGGCGTTTGCTGGGCACGGAACCTCAAAATATTCGGTTTGACTTATACCGTATTGAAAATAACAAAAGCAAAAAGCTGAATGAAAAGCCATTGGTAAGCGGAACTAATTTCTTAGATAAAACTGCTGACAAAGCGAAGAATTACACCTATTTCGTTAAGTCAAATACTCAGGATAAATCAGTTGACAACGATTCTGCAAAATATGTAGCCAATCAAAAACCTTATTTTTCTATTCCCTTAAAAACACCACAAGGGTATACCCCGAATGATGCTTCTGTGGCAGATTTGGATGGTGATAGTGAATATGAAATCATCCTTCATCAAACCGGAAGGTCAAAAGACAACAGCCAGAAAGGAGAAACCGACCCACCAATTATTCAGGCTTACAAAATGAATGGAAAGCTTTTGTGGGAAATTAATCTGGGTAAAAACATAAGAGAAGGAGCGCATTACACGCAATTTTTAGTCTATGATCTTGATCAGGACGGAAAAGCTGAAATCGTAATGAAAACCGCCGACGGAAGCAAAGACGGCAAAGGAAAATTTATCGGAGATGCAACAAAAAATTACGTCAATGAAAACGGAATGATCCTTTCCGGACCGGAGTTTCTGACTGTTTTTAATGGTGAAACCGGCGAAGAAATTCATACCGTGAATTATGAAGTTCCAAGATTTGCAGGGAGTCTGAATCCAACCAACGAACAAATGACCGAAACCTGGGGCGATGCAAAAGGAAACCGAATCGATAGATTTCTGGGAGCCATTGCTTATCTGGACGGTAAAACACCAAGTGTAATTATGTCGAGAGGTTATTATACCAGAACGGCGATTGCGGCCTGGGATTATAAAGATAAAAAACTCAGTTTGCGATGGCTTTTTGATACCGAAAGTTCGGAAGAAAATAAGAAATTCCGTGGTCAGGGAAATCATAATCTGAGTATTGCGGATGTTGATAATGACGGAAAAGATGAAATTATCTTCGGTGCCATGACGGTTGATGACAATGGGAAAGTGCTGAACAGTACAGGCTTTGGCCATGGTGATGCGCTGCACGTTGGAGATTTAGACCCATCTAATCCCGGATTGGAAATTTTTGATATTCAAGAAAGATTTGATGATGCAGGTGCACATTTCAGAGACGGCAAAACCGGAAAAGTTTTATGGAAATTACCTTCTACTGTGTATAGCAAACAGGGAAAGTTTCAGGGTCCGGGACGAGGATTGTCTTTAAATATCGATCCTCGTTATAACGGTTCAGAATGTTGGGCTGCAGGGGCCGGAGTCAAGGGACTTTACGATGCAAAAGGAAATAAGATCAGTGAGAAAAGTCCTGCCTGCAATATGGGGATTTATTGGGACGGAGATTTTTTAAGTGAAATTTTAGACGGAACTTCCGTGTCAAAATGGAATTGGAAAAATGAAAAATCAAACCTGATTTTTGATGCTAAAGATTTTCAATGTGAATCCAACAACGGCACCAAGAAAAATCCTTCCTTGGTTGCTGATCTATTTGGAGACTGGCGGGAAGAAGTGATGTACAGAACAGCCGATAACCAAGAATTGAGAATCTTTTCAACGGCTATTCCAACCAAACACAGATTGTACACTTTAATGCATAATCCACAATACCGGTTGAGCATCGTCTGGCAAAATGTAGGGTACAACCAGCCTCCACATACCGATTATTATTTGGATGAATCTGTTTCAAAGGTTCCTGCACCTAATATTCATACAGTTAAACCTTAA
- a CDS encoding glycoside hydrolase family 88 protein yields MKKVLMRGAFYALIIGVLSSCSVQKETSAKNVNLPDKKEVLEVSQRANQYFMNKWSDTGKEIVGKKVWPSNLWTRAVYYEGLIALYKVDPKKEYYDYAMSWSEKHNWDMMRDTYTRNADNQACSQTYLDLYEIDGKKNPERIKFVKASIDSMMATSKVDDWWWIDALQMGMPIFTKLGRMTGEKKYFDRNYEMYAYTKYKHGGNGLYNPKDKLWWRDKSFVPPYKEPNGEDCYWSRGNGWVVAALARTLEDTPKSDPHYQEYLQDYKDLLSALVPIQREDGFWNASLHDPNNFGGKEMTGTALFVYGMAYGINKGLIDKKTYLPVIVKAWNAIAKDSVQPDGFLGWVQGTGKEPKDGQPLAVDKEPDFEDYGLGCLLLAASEVYKLK; encoded by the coding sequence ATGAAGAAAGTATTAATGAGAGGCGCTTTTTATGCGTTGATTATTGGAGTTTTATCTTCTTGTTCAGTTCAGAAAGAAACGAGTGCAAAGAACGTTAATCTTCCGGATAAAAAAGAAGTGTTGGAAGTTTCACAGAGAGCAAATCAATATTTCATGAACAAATGGTCCGATACAGGAAAGGAAATCGTGGGCAAGAAAGTATGGCCCAGCAATCTATGGACGAGAGCTGTTTATTATGAGGGATTAATCGCGCTTTATAAAGTAGATCCTAAAAAAGAATATTACGATTACGCCATGTCATGGTCAGAAAAGCACAATTGGGATATGATGCGAGATACTTATACCCGTAATGCAGATAATCAGGCTTGTAGTCAGACGTATTTGGATCTTTATGAAATCGATGGTAAAAAAAATCCGGAGAGAATAAAATTCGTTAAGGCTTCCATAGACAGTATGATGGCTACCAGTAAAGTTGACGACTGGTGGTGGATTGATGCGTTACAAATGGGAATGCCTATTTTCACAAAACTGGGCAGAATGACAGGCGAAAAAAAATATTTTGACAGAAACTATGAGATGTATGCCTACACAAAATACAAACACGGCGGAAATGGTTTGTACAACCCAAAAGATAAACTTTGGTGGCGAGACAAGAGTTTCGTTCCGCCTTACAAAGAACCTAACGGCGAAGATTGCTACTGGAGTCGTGGAAATGGTTGGGTAGTTGCTGCTCTGGCACGTACGCTGGAGGACACGCCGAAATCCGATCCCCATTATCAGGAATATCTGCAGGATTACAAAGATTTGTTATCGGCTTTGGTTCCGATTCAGAGAGAAGATGGTTTCTGGAATGCAAGTTTACATGACCCAAACAATTTTGGAGGCAAGGAAATGACGGGAACTGCTCTGTTTGTATATGGAATGGCGTATGGAATCAATAAAGGTTTGATTGATAAAAAAACGTATTTACCCGTTATTGTGAAAGCCTGGAATGCAATTGCAAAAGATTCCGTTCAGCCTGATGGATTTTTAGGTTGGGTACAGGGAACTGGAAAAGAACCTAAAGACGGTCAGCCACTTGCTGTTGATAAAGAACCTGATTTTGAAGACTATGGCTTAGGCTGCCTGTTGCTTGCTGCAAGTGAAGTGTATAAATTGAAGTAA
- the rhaT gene encoding L-rhamnose/proton symporter RhaT: protein MNALLGVFFHFLGGFSSGSFYLPYKKVKGWSWETYWLIGGVFSWIIVPPLAAFMTIPDFWEIIQNESSSILGLTFLFGALWGIGGFTYGLGVRYLGVALGSSIILGLCMVFGSLVPSIYYEFSPQTGKDNIGLLFSSKWGQFVLLGLLICVIGIIISGKAGMMKEKELQKTSIDPHGTEVKTEYKFGLGIIVSIISGVLSACFNFGLEAGKPMAIVANEAWKLANPGQGEFLFQNNVTYVVVLWGGMAVNLIGCLYLAFKNKSYTDYTKRNVPVVKNLIFCALAGTMWFLQFFFYGMGESKMGNGASSWILHMAFIIFIANLWGIIIKEWKGVSKRTITTIAVGMIVMFISILMVGYGNSLR, encoded by the coding sequence ATGAATGCATTATTAGGAGTTTTTTTTCACTTCTTAGGAGGTTTTTCTTCAGGGAGCTTTTACTTGCCCTATAAAAAAGTAAAAGGCTGGTCATGGGAAACGTATTGGTTAATAGGAGGTGTTTTTTCCTGGATCATTGTTCCGCCATTGGCTGCCTTTATGACCATTCCTGATTTTTGGGAAATCATTCAGAATGAAAGTTCCTCCATATTGGGGCTGACGTTTCTGTTCGGGGCCCTGTGGGGAATTGGTGGTTTTACTTATGGTTTGGGAGTCCGATATTTAGGGGTAGCACTTGGAAGCAGCATTATTTTGGGGCTTTGTATGGTGTTTGGCTCGCTGGTTCCTTCTATTTATTATGAATTTTCTCCGCAAACAGGAAAAGACAATATCGGTTTATTGTTTTCCAGCAAATGGGGACAGTTTGTATTATTGGGACTTCTGATTTGTGTCATTGGAATCATCATCAGCGGGAAAGCGGGAATGATGAAGGAAAAAGAACTGCAAAAAACTTCAATAGATCCGCATGGTACGGAAGTAAAAACGGAATATAAATTCGGGTTGGGAATAATAGTTTCCATCATTTCCGGCGTTTTAAGTGCATGTTTCAATTTCGGACTGGAAGCTGGGAAACCAATGGCTATCGTAGCCAATGAAGCCTGGAAACTAGCCAATCCGGGACAGGGAGAATTCCTTTTTCAAAACAATGTAACCTATGTGGTTGTCCTTTGGGGCGGGATGGCGGTCAATCTGATCGGCTGTCTGTATTTGGCTTTTAAAAATAAATCTTACACCGATTATACTAAGAGAAATGTACCTGTTGTGAAAAATCTCATTTTCTGTGCCCTTGCCGGAACCATGTGGTTTTTACAGTTTTTCTTTTACGGTATGGGCGAAAGTAAAATGGGAAATGGCGCCAGCTCGTGGATTTTACATATGGCATTTATAATTTTCATTGCTAATTTGTGGGGAATTATCATCAAAGAATGGAAAGGAGTTTCCAAAAGAACTATTACTACCATTGCTGTTGGAATGATCGTCATGTTTATTTCCATTTTAATGGTTGGGTATGGAAATTCTTTAAGATAG
- a CDS encoding SusC/RagA family TonB-linked outer membrane protein: MSLIVKHKNIKRIVFPAFMLSTSFVWGQKAVNDSVKNTKDIEEVVVIGYGKVKKSDLTGSVSSVSAKELAATPAMNALQALQGRAAGLNIVTAGGAPGANANVTIRGGSSITQSSDPLYIVDGFQLDNALNVINPNDIESIDVLKGASAIAIYGARGSNGIIVIKTKSGKKGRTVINYNTFMSFDMLSKKLDMLSNPEQYVKYQYELGMLQSKPSAWSNVFDSNLGTDSPGFYSGAYQRIGNRYGSASALDWQEKMLGGTGLTQNHNVNISAGNDKTQAFISYNYNKQEGLLQNFSETRNSLRANITSELYKGVRVDFNTMFTNNSVNGGGAYSGMKKILLQPITGGTLFTQDQLFNNQTFSDFSALDSGFDTENPFIETQASTSNKRTRTFVANAGIEFDFLKNFTWRTAGQYSWTNSKSTSFSDQNSRAFLTDPINTGINGNIANAETFRYQITNTLNYNKTFGEKHKVSALIGNEIWYEESEGSSMKLTKFPYPNFGLDDIANATVADKNTDRSSNSLLSYFARVNYNYDNRYLITGTIRADGSSKFAEGSRWGYFPSVAGAWRVSQENFWQDHSINKIVNDFKLRIEYGVTGNNGVANNLWRTNVLLTDYPINNTQGHPAYVTSTNWGNRDLQWEELRTTNIGVDLAFLNSRIKFNLRMV; the protein is encoded by the coding sequence ATGTCTTTGATAGTTAAACATAAAAATATAAAGCGAATAGTGTTTCCGGCATTTATGCTTTCAACAAGTTTTGTCTGGGGGCAAAAAGCGGTAAATGATAGTGTGAAAAATACAAAAGATATTGAAGAAGTAGTCGTTATCGGTTACGGAAAAGTTAAAAAATCCGATCTTACGGGGTCTGTTTCTTCAGTTTCTGCAAAAGAATTAGCAGCTACACCGGCAATGAATGCTTTGCAGGCATTACAGGGAAGAGCTGCAGGTCTGAATATTGTGACCGCAGGTGGTGCTCCGGGAGCTAACGCCAATGTTACGATCAGGGGAGGTTCTTCCATTACTCAAAGTTCCGATCCGCTTTATATTGTAGACGGTTTCCAATTGGATAACGCTTTGAATGTGATTAATCCTAATGATATTGAAAGTATCGACGTACTGAAGGGAGCTTCTGCGATTGCTATTTACGGAGCCCGTGGTTCCAACGGTATTATTGTTATTAAAACCAAAAGTGGGAAAAAAGGAAGAACGGTTATCAACTACAATACGTTCATGTCATTTGATATGCTTTCAAAAAAACTGGATATGCTCTCAAATCCGGAACAATATGTAAAGTATCAGTACGAATTGGGGATGCTTCAGTCCAAGCCATCAGCGTGGAGTAATGTTTTTGACAGTAATTTAGGGACAGATTCACCAGGGTTTTATTCCGGAGCCTATCAGAGGATTGGCAATCGCTACGGATCTGCTTCTGCATTAGACTGGCAGGAGAAAATGTTGGGAGGAACGGGGTTAACTCAGAACCACAACGTAAATATTTCTGCTGGAAACGATAAAACACAGGCGTTTATTAGTTATAATTACAATAAGCAGGAGGGCTTGCTTCAAAATTTTAGCGAAACAAGAAATTCATTACGTGCCAATATCACTTCGGAATTGTATAAAGGAGTAAGAGTAGATTTCAACACCATGTTTACGAACAATTCTGTAAACGGGGGAGGAGCCTATTCCGGAATGAAAAAAATTCTTCTTCAGCCTATCACCGGAGGTACATTGTTTACTCAGGATCAGTTGTTCAACAATCAGACTTTTTCGGATTTTTCAGCGTTAGATTCGGGTTTTGATACAGAAAATCCATTTATAGAAACTCAGGCATCTACTTCCAACAAACGTACAAGAACATTCGTAGCCAATGCAGGGATCGAATTTGATTTCCTGAAAAACTTTACATGGCGAACTGCCGGACAATATAGCTGGACAAACAGTAAATCAACATCATTTTCAGATCAGAATTCACGCGCCTTTCTTACAGACCCTATCAACACAGGAATCAACGGAAATATCGCCAATGCAGAAACATTCCGTTATCAGATCACCAATACTTTAAATTATAATAAAACTTTTGGTGAAAAACATAAAGTAAGTGCTTTAATCGGGAACGAAATCTGGTATGAAGAATCCGAAGGAAGCAGCATGAAACTTACAAAATTCCCGTATCCTAATTTCGGGTTGGATGATATTGCCAACGCAACGGTAGCTGATAAAAATACAGACCGATCAAGTAACAGCTTACTTTCTTATTTTGCCCGTGTGAATTACAATTATGATAATCGTTACTTAATTACAGGGACAATACGTGCGGATGGTTCTTCAAAATTTGCAGAAGGTTCACGTTGGGGATATTTTCCATCTGTAGCAGGTGCGTGGCGTGTTTCTCAGGAAAATTTCTGGCAGGATCATAGTATCAATAAGATAGTTAATGATTTTAAATTAAGAATTGAATATGGGGTGACAGGTAACAATGGAGTCGCTAATAACTTATGGAGAACCAATGTTCTACTTACAGATTATCCAATAAACAATACCCAGGGACATCCGGCCTATGTTACAAGTACAAACTGGGGAAATCGTGATCTCCAGTGGGAAGAGCTGAGAACAACCAATATCGGGGTAGATCTGGCTTTTCTCAATAGCAGAATTAAATTTAACCTCCGAATGGTATAA